One window of Thermocoleostomius sinensis A174 genomic DNA carries:
- a CDS encoding SDR family oxidoreductase, protein METLRGKVALVTGGARGLGVAIGEALAEVGAIVILADIRIDLAEQAAKNLQAKGMEAIALSLDITNEQQIESAIQKILDQHGKVDILVNNAGTDVTLPVEELSIEDWDRVMNVNLRAPFILSKFILPLMKQQGSGHIVNIASTAAKRAWANASAYHASKWGLMGLSHTLHVEGRPHGVKVTAVVAGGMRTPFLLDRFPDIDPAVLQDPKNVADTVRYVLMQPSETVIPEVMVIPMRETSWP, encoded by the coding sequence ATGGAAACATTACGTGGAAAAGTGGCTCTTGTCACTGGAGGAGCTAGAGGGTTAGGGGTTGCCATTGGTGAAGCTCTAGCCGAAGTGGGTGCGATCGTGATCTTGGCGGACATTCGCATAGACTTGGCAGAGCAGGCAGCCAAAAACCTTCAGGCTAAAGGAATGGAAGCGATCGCCCTATCGCTCGATATTACCAACGAACAGCAGATTGAGTCTGCTATCCAAAAAATTCTAGATCAGCACGGCAAAGTAGATATATTAGTGAACAATGCGGGAACGGATGTCACCTTGCCGGTTGAAGAATTATCGATCGAGGACTGGGATCGTGTGATGAATGTCAATTTGCGTGCTCCCTTTATACTCTCTAAGTTCATACTGCCATTGATGAAACAGCAGGGCAGTGGGCACATTGTTAACATTGCCTCAACTGCCGCTAAACGGGCTTGGGCCAATGCCTCTGCCTACCATGCTAGTAAGTGGGGATTGATGGGGCTAAGCCACACACTGCACGTGGAAGGACGTCCACACGGAGTTAAAGTCACAGCCGTTGTCGCCGGAGGAATGCGCACACCTTTCTTGCTCGATCGGTTTCCTGATATTGATCCGGCTGTGTTGCAAGATCCGAAAAATGTGGCAGACACCGTGCGCTATGTCCTG
- a CDS encoding glycosyltransferase: protein MTKRIALISEHATPLGIFGGVDSGGQNVYVGQLAKHLAAIGYHVDVFTRRDGEHLPDIVEWHQGVRVIHVPAGPPVPLPKENLLVYMDEFTAFVLDWCRHYSSYDLIHANFWMSGLVAANIKQSTGIPFVVTFHALGRVRRLHQGSADQFPDERFAIEDRIVQEADFIIAECPQDREDLVQLYQANVDRITIIPCGFDTTEFWSINRTHARLTLGLSPDEFIILQLGRMVPRKGVDTAIRGFAHLLKQKTIAARLLIVGGESETIDPKLTPEIGRLRAIAQELGIASRVTFVGRKGREVLKYYYSAADVFVTTPWYEPFGITPLESMACGTPVIGSDVGGIKFTVKDGETGFLIPPNTPELLADRLMYLYDHPQLTNLLGRQAVRRCHDHFTWSKVTSAVAALYEEVLADGCATAGIEANQLAILDRGFDSMLQTVQRSQRLLRSDIQAAAQAMSAAFAQGGKLLLCGNGGSAADSQHFAAELVGRFCCPQRAGLPALALTADSAFLTAWANDVNYDNIFARQVETFAQPHDLLLGISTSGRSQNVIAAFEAARRLNLKTIALLGGDGGELRAKADIAIVVPTLETQRIQEVHLLVIHLLCELVEEHLLAMHDCTLQQTQWEKDGYGFSVEPCLENTSQPKDPAYSGNSPQSVASPMTSTAAHSSKTLVIQNP, encoded by the coding sequence ATGACCAAACGTATTGCGCTGATAAGCGAACATGCGACACCACTCGGTATTTTTGGCGGTGTAGACAGCGGCGGACAGAATGTCTATGTGGGTCAGTTAGCTAAACATTTGGCGGCGATCGGCTATCATGTTGACGTTTTCACACGCCGCGATGGTGAACATTTACCAGATATTGTGGAATGGCACCAAGGAGTTCGAGTCATTCATGTTCCAGCTGGTCCACCAGTTCCGCTTCCCAAGGAAAATCTACTGGTTTACATGGATGAATTTACAGCTTTTGTCTTAGATTGGTGTCGTCATTATTCCTCATATGATCTTATTCATGCCAATTTTTGGATGTCAGGACTTGTTGCCGCTAATATCAAGCAGTCTACTGGAATTCCCTTTGTTGTGACATTTCATGCCCTAGGGCGAGTGCGGCGATTGCACCAAGGCTCGGCCGATCAGTTTCCAGATGAACGGTTTGCTATTGAAGATCGAATTGTTCAGGAAGCAGATTTTATTATTGCTGAATGTCCGCAAGATCGCGAAGATTTGGTGCAGCTTTATCAAGCCAACGTCGATCGAATTACGATTATTCCTTGTGGGTTTGATACGACTGAGTTTTGGTCGATCAACAGAACTCATGCTCGGTTGACGTTAGGATTATCGCCCGATGAGTTCATCATTCTGCAACTGGGGCGAATGGTTCCCCGCAAGGGTGTTGATACTGCTATCCGAGGGTTTGCCCATTTGCTCAAGCAAAAAACGATTGCCGCACGATTATTGATCGTGGGTGGAGAATCCGAAACGATTGACCCAAAACTGACACCTGAAATTGGGCGGTTAAGGGCTATTGCTCAAGAACTCGGAATCGCATCTCGCGTTACGTTTGTGGGGCGAAAGGGGCGCGAAGTATTGAAATACTATTATAGTGCAGCAGATGTGTTTGTCACTACGCCTTGGTACGAGCCGTTTGGCATTACGCCACTCGAATCGATGGCTTGCGGCACGCCTGTGATTGGTTCAGATGTAGGTGGCATCAAGTTCACCGTCAAAGATGGCGAAACGGGCTTTCTAATTCCTCCCAACACCCCAGAGTTGTTGGCCGATCGCTTGATGTATCTTTATGACCATCCGCAGTTAACCAACCTCTTAGGACGACAAGCTGTTCGTCGCTGCCATGACCACTTTACTTGGTCAAAGGTGACCAGTGCAGTTGCTGCCTTGTATGAGGAAGTCCTTGCAGATGGCTGTGCCACGGCAGGAATTGAGGCAAATCAATTGGCAATTCTCGATCGTGGGTTTGACTCGATGCTGCAAACGGTTCAGCGGTCTCAGCGCCTTTTACGATCGGACATCCAAGCCGCTGCCCAAGCCATGAGTGCTGCATTCGCTCAAGGGGGAAAACTTTTGCTTTGCGGGAATGGCGGCAGCGCAGCCGATTCTCAACATTTTGCAGCCGAGTTGGTGGGGCGCTTTTGCTGTCCTCAGCGGGCGGGACTTCCCGCCTTAGCACTGACGGCAGATTCGGCGTTTCTGACTGCTTGGGCCAATGATGTGAACTATGACAACATTTTTGCTCGGCAGGTGGAAACGTTTGCCCAACCGCATGATTTATTGCTTGGGATCAGCACCAGTGGCCGATCGCAAAACGTGATTGCGGCGTTCGAGGCAGCCCGACGGCTCAATCTAAAGACAATCGCGCTGTTGGGGGGGGATGGCGGCGAACTTCGAGCAAAAGCCGATATTGCAATCGTGGTACCTACGTTAGAAACCCAGCGGATTCAAGAAGTTCATCTACTGGTGATTCATTTATTGTGCGAACTAGTTGAGGAACATCTGTTGGCAATGCACGATTGTACTTTGCAACAAACCCAGTGGGAGAAAGACGGCTATGGATTTTCGGTAGAACCGTGCTTAGAAAACACGTCCCAACCTAAAGACCCTGCCTATTCTGGCAATTCGCCTCAATCTGTGGCGTCTCCCATGACATCTACTGCCGCTCACAGTTCTAAAACGTTAGTCATTCAAAATCCATAG
- a CDS encoding glycosyltransferase yields MRLRILTWHVHGSYLYYLTQAPHEFYLPVKPGKPEGYGGRLGGFAWGDNVHDIAAEAVATQEFDCILFQSRRNYQHDQYEILSEAQRRLPRLYLEHDPPREHPTDTKHVVDDPTMLLVHVTHFNRLMWDNNSTPTCVVEHGVLVPDTIRYSGEIDRGLVVTNGLRSRGRRLGADIFQQVRQSVPLDLVGMNAESLGGLGEIPHAQLPAFQARYRFFFHPVRYTSLGLAVCEAMMLGLPIVGLATTELVTVVENQVSGYISTDIDHLVERMQALIGDVSLARRLGQAAQEQARSRFHIQRFIHDWNQVFERAISQQRLSLI; encoded by the coding sequence ATGCGGCTCCGAATTTTAACCTGGCATGTTCACGGCAGCTATCTTTACTATTTGACCCAAGCTCCCCATGAGTTTTATTTACCAGTTAAACCCGGAAAACCAGAAGGATACGGCGGACGTTTAGGCGGCTTTGCATGGGGCGATAATGTTCACGATATTGCCGCAGAAGCAGTAGCAACGCAAGAGTTTGACTGCATTCTCTTTCAATCCCGTCGCAACTATCAACACGATCAGTACGAGATTTTGTCGGAGGCTCAACGCCGATTGCCACGCCTGTATCTTGAGCACGATCCGCCGCGCGAACACCCCACCGATACAAAACATGTGGTAGATGATCCCACGATGTTGTTAGTTCATGTCACACACTTCAATCGCTTAATGTGGGATAACAACAGCACCCCTACTTGCGTTGTAGAACACGGTGTTTTGGTACCAGATACCATCCGCTACAGCGGCGAAATTGACCGAGGTCTAGTGGTAACAAATGGCTTACGATCGCGAGGCAGACGACTTGGAGCCGATATCTTTCAACAGGTACGGCAGTCTGTGCCGCTGGATTTAGTTGGAATGAATGCTGAATCGTTGGGAGGATTGGGAGAAATTCCACATGCGCAACTGCCAGCCTTTCAAGCTCGCTATCGGTTCTTTTTTCATCCGGTGCGTTATACCAGTCTGGGATTAGCTGTGTGCGAAGCAATGATGTTAGGTTTACCGATCGTGGGACTCGCGACAACAGAACTTGTAACGGTTGTTGAGAATCAGGTCTCCGGTTATATTTCCACCGACATTGATCATTTAGTTGAACGAATGCAGGCACTGATTGGGGATGTTTCGCTGGCCCGTCGTCTTGGACAAGCTGCTCAAGAACAGGCGCGATCGCGGTTTCACATTCAGCGATTTATTCACGATTGGAATCAAGTGTTTGAACGAGCCATCAGTCAGCAAAGACTGTCCTTAATTTAA